A stretch of Arachis hypogaea cultivar Tifrunner chromosome 15, arahy.Tifrunner.gnm2.J5K5, whole genome shotgun sequence DNA encodes these proteins:
- the LOC112751382 gene encoding protein DAY-LENGTH-DEPENDENT DELAYED-GREENING 1, chloroplastic isoform X2, translating into MSSSTLLCHNNLIFFNHFTTSHAPSSSSSSSSSFTLHFAPINPKRCNKFVSKAKKKNKRNKSWWRRFFFEDDGNWLGLKEDDMVEIEEEQQRKEEEELSEDEKFEAWKQRAEAIVELREAQEDVRNQEYRMWEDWLLNQHDSASDSGSSWSDGLDYDDKNKNKEKEGRVKEEEDEEEDYVVMEKEEKGLVESVRSLIFGAVEQDDDDLLYEDRVFKYASTNSAKFLAVLIVIPWAMDFLVHDYVLMPFLDRYVKKVPLAAQMLDVRRSQKLEMIKELKTESGRFELETEIGKAPPLTDDEVWWELRRKALELREEWRLENRKAFANIWSDAIYGISLFILLYFNKSKVALLKFTGYKIINNISDTGKAFLIILITDIFLGYHSESGWQTLIEIIVEHYGLEVDQAAITIFVCLVPVVVDACVKLWPAPRPANDHCHRF; encoded by the exons ATGAGCTCTTCAACTTTGTTATGCCACAACAACCTAATCTTCTTTAACCACTTCACTACTTCGcatgcaccttcttcttcttcttcttcctcttcctctttcacTCTTCACTTCGCTCCCATTAACCCTAAACGCTGCAACAAGTTCGTTTCCAAAgctaagaagaagaacaagaggaacaagagttGGTGGCGCAGGTTCTTCTTTGAGGACGATGGCAACTGGCTTGGATTGAAGGAAGATGacatggttgaaattgaagagGAACAACAAcggaaagaggaagaggagttaTCGGAAGATGAGAAATTCGAGGCGTGGAAGCAGAGAGCTGAAGCCATTGTTGAGTTGAGGGAAGCACAGGAAGATGTGAGGAACCAGGAGTATAGGATGTGGGAGGATTGGCTTCTTAATCAGCATGATTCTGCTTCTGAttctggttcttcttggagtgaTGGTTTGGATTATGAtgacaagaacaagaacaaggaaAAGGAGGGAAgggtgaaagaagaagaagatgaagaggaggatTATGTTGTGatggagaaagaggagaagggtTTGGTGGAGTCTGTTAGGTCGTTAATTTTCGGTGCTGtggaacaagatgatgatgaCTTGCTCTATGAGGACCGTGTTTTCAAGTATGCTTCCACCAATTCG GCTAAATTTTTGGCAGTGTTGATAGTTATACCTTGGGCCATGGACTTTCTGGTTCATGACTATGTACTGATGCCTTTTTTAGACAG ATATGTGAAGAAAGTACCACTTGCAGCACAAATGCTTGATGTGAGGAGAAGTCAAAAACTTGAAATGATCAAGGAATTAAAGACAGAGTCAGGAAGATTTGAGCTTGAGACAGAGATTGGTAAAGCTCCACCTCTTACTGATGATGAAGTTTGGTGGGAACTAAGGCGTAAAGC ATTAGAGTTGCGAGAAGAGTGGAGATTGGAGAATCGCAAAGCATTTGCCAACATATGGTCCGATGCAATTTATGGGATctctttatttattcttttatacTTCAATAAGAGTAAA GTAGCTTTGCTCAAATTTACtggttataaaattataaataatatttcagATACTGGGAAGGCATTCCTAATTATACTTATCACAGATATATTCCTTGG GTACCATTCTGAATCTGGTTGGCAAACTTTGATTGAGATAATTGTTGAGCACTATGGGCTTGAAGTTGATCAGGCTGCTATAACTATTTTTGTTTGTCTGGTCCCCGTTGTTGTTGATGCTTGTGTGAAACTTTGG CCAGCACCAAGACCAGCAAATGACCATTGTCATCGCTTCTAA
- the LOC112751382 gene encoding protein DAY-LENGTH-DEPENDENT DELAYED-GREENING 1, chloroplastic isoform X1, with the protein MSSSTLLCHNNLIFFNHFTTSHAPSSSSSSSSSFTLHFAPINPKRCNKFVSKAKKKNKRNKSWWRRFFFEDDGNWLGLKEDDMVEIEEEQQRKEEEELSEDEKFEAWKQRAEAIVELREAQEDVRNQEYRMWEDWLLNQHDSASDSGSSWSDGLDYDDKNKNKEKEGRVKEEEDEEEDYVVMEKEEKGLVESVRSLIFGAVEQDDDDLLYEDRVFKYASTNSAKFLAVLIVIPWAMDFLVHDYVLMPFLDRYVKKVPLAAQMLDVRRSQKLEMIKELKTESGRFELETEIGKAPPLTDDEVWWELRRKALELREEWRLENRKAFANIWSDAIYGISLFILLYFNKSKVALLKFTGYKIINNISDTGKAFLIILITDIFLGYHSESGWQTLIEIIVEHYGLEVDQAAITIFVCLVPVVVDACVKLWLFKYLPRLSPKVSNIFQEMKRH; encoded by the exons ATGAGCTCTTCAACTTTGTTATGCCACAACAACCTAATCTTCTTTAACCACTTCACTACTTCGcatgcaccttcttcttcttcttcttcctcttcctctttcacTCTTCACTTCGCTCCCATTAACCCTAAACGCTGCAACAAGTTCGTTTCCAAAgctaagaagaagaacaagaggaacaagagttGGTGGCGCAGGTTCTTCTTTGAGGACGATGGCAACTGGCTTGGATTGAAGGAAGATGacatggttgaaattgaagagGAACAACAAcggaaagaggaagaggagttaTCGGAAGATGAGAAATTCGAGGCGTGGAAGCAGAGAGCTGAAGCCATTGTTGAGTTGAGGGAAGCACAGGAAGATGTGAGGAACCAGGAGTATAGGATGTGGGAGGATTGGCTTCTTAATCAGCATGATTCTGCTTCTGAttctggttcttcttggagtgaTGGTTTGGATTATGAtgacaagaacaagaacaaggaaAAGGAGGGAAgggtgaaagaagaagaagatgaagaggaggatTATGTTGTGatggagaaagaggagaagggtTTGGTGGAGTCTGTTAGGTCGTTAATTTTCGGTGCTGtggaacaagatgatgatgaCTTGCTCTATGAGGACCGTGTTTTCAAGTATGCTTCCACCAATTCG GCTAAATTTTTGGCAGTGTTGATAGTTATACCTTGGGCCATGGACTTTCTGGTTCATGACTATGTACTGATGCCTTTTTTAGACAG ATATGTGAAGAAAGTACCACTTGCAGCACAAATGCTTGATGTGAGGAGAAGTCAAAAACTTGAAATGATCAAGGAATTAAAGACAGAGTCAGGAAGATTTGAGCTTGAGACAGAGATTGGTAAAGCTCCACCTCTTACTGATGATGAAGTTTGGTGGGAACTAAGGCGTAAAGC ATTAGAGTTGCGAGAAGAGTGGAGATTGGAGAATCGCAAAGCATTTGCCAACATATGGTCCGATGCAATTTATGGGATctctttatttattcttttatacTTCAATAAGAGTAAA GTAGCTTTGCTCAAATTTACtggttataaaattataaataatatttcagATACTGGGAAGGCATTCCTAATTATACTTATCACAGATATATTCCTTGG GTACCATTCTGAATCTGGTTGGCAAACTTTGATTGAGATAATTGTTGAGCACTATGGGCTTGAAGTTGATCAGGCTGCTATAACTATTTTTGTTTGTCTGGTCCCCGTTGTTGTTGATGCTTGTGTGAAACTTTGG CTATTCAAATACCTCCCAAGATTGTCACCGAAGGTATCAAATATTTTCCAGGAAATGAAGCGTCACTAG
- the LOC112751381 gene encoding serine/threonine-protein kinase STY13 — protein MLEGGAKFPGLIDLNKHTTDNYYDFSQGFYHKLGEGTNMSIDSMQTSNGGGSVAMSIDNSSVGSNDSHTRILNHQGLRRRANDNYSVQNSVNRRGRVTHALSDDALAQALMDSSSPTEGLENFDEWTIDLRKLNMGEAFAQGAFGKLYRGTYNGEDVAIKILERPENELSKAQLMEQQFQQEVMMLATLKHPNIVRFIGACRKPMVWCIVTEYAKGGSVRQSLMKRQNRSVPLKLAVKQALDVARGMAYVHGLGLIHRDLKSDNLLIFGDKSIKIADFGVARIEVQTEGMTPETGTYRWMAPEMIQHRPYTQKVDVYSFGIVLWELITGMLPFQNMTAVQAAFAVVNKNVRPIIPNDCLPVLRDIMTRCWDPNPDVRPPFAEIVGMLENAETEIMTTVRKARFRCCMTQPMTAD, from the exons ATGTTGGAAGGTGGTGCTAAATTCCCTGGATTAATAGATCTCAACAAGCATACAACTGATAACTATTATGATTTCTCTCAAGGCTTTTACCATAAGCTTGGGGAGGGTACTAATATGTCGATTGACAGCATGCAAACAAGTAATGGTGGGGGATCTGTTGCGATGTCCATAGATAATAGTAGTGTTGGGTCTAATGATTCCCATACTCGCATATTGAACCACCAAGGGTTGCGGAGACGTGCAAATGATAACTACTCTGTTCAAAACAGTGTAAATCGTCGAGGAAGAGTCACACATGCATTGAGTGATGATGCTTTGGCTCAAGCTCTAATGGATAGCAGTTCCCCAACTGAGGGGCTTGAAAATTTTGATGAGTGGACAATTGATTTGAGGAAGCTTAATATGGGTGAGGCCTTTGCTCAAGGAGCTTTTGGAAAACTCTATAGGGGAACTTATAATGGTGAAGATGTAGCTATCAAAATCTTGGAGAGGCCTGAAAATGAGTTGTCAAAGGCTCAGTTGATGGAACAACAATTTCAGCAGGAAGTTATGATGCTGGCTACGCTAAAGCATCCTAATATAGTTCGTTTCATTGGCGCATGCAGAAAACCGATGGTATGGTGCATTGTAACGGAATATGCCAAAGGGGGTTCTGTTAGACAGTCTTTAATGAAGCGTCAGAACCGATCAGTTCCCCTAAAATTGGCTGTCAAACAGGCTTTGGATGTTGCTAGAGGCATGGCATATGTTCATGGACTTGGGTTGATCCACAGGGATTTGAAGTCTGATAATCTTTTGATTTTTGGGGACAAATCAATTAAAATTGCTGACTTTGGTGTTGCTCGCATTGAGGTGCAAACTGAAGGAATGACACCTGAGACTGGAACATACCGTTGGATGGCTCC GGAGATGATCCAGCATAGGCCTTACACACAAAAGGTGGATGTGTATAGCTTTGGGATTGTTCTTTGGGAGCTTATCACCGGAATGCTTCCATTTCAGAACATGACAGCAGTGCAGGCTGCATTTGCAGTTGTGAACAAAAATGTTCGCCCGATCATACCCAACGATTGTTTACCTGTTCTCCGTGACATTATGACAAGATGCTGGGATCCCAACCCTGATGTCCGCCCGCCATTTGCCGAAATTGTAGGAATGCTCGAGAATGCAGAGACTGAGATCATGACAACTGTTCGGAAAGCCCGATTTAGGTGTTGCATGACACAACCAATGACTGCTGACTGA